TGTCACGGTTCTCGGTGCTCATGGCAGCTCCCTTGCTCGGACGGTCCCGGTGCAAACCCGGCGTGGCTCAGGGGATCCGCCACGGCCGGCGCGGCGGTAACCTCCCGCCATGCCCCAGTCCACGGAGCCCACGGAGCCCACGGAGCCCACGAAGTCCATGGTGGCCGAGGTGCTGGCCGCCCTCGATCTGCCCGCCGAGGCACGAATCGAGCCGGCCGGCGGCGCCACCGGTGAGACGTGGAAGGTGTGGCACGACGGTACGCCGTACGCGCTGCGCTGCGTCCTGTCCAGGCCCGGCGTTTCGGACCGGTTCGCCGGCCAGCTCGCGGCCATGCGGGCGGCGGGTGCGGCCGGCCTGCCCGTACCGGAGGAGGTGCGGTACGCGCGCACGGCCAGGGTGGAGGTCGTCCTGCTGGGCTGGCTTCCGGGGCGGACCGTCGCAGACGCGCTGCGGTCCGGGCACGGGTCGGCGTACCGGATGGGTGAGCTGATGGGCGCGGCGCAGCGTGCGTTGCACCGCGTACCCGCACCCGCGGAGGTGGCGGACGCGGTCGACGACCGGGCCGCGGCGCCGGCGGGCCTGGACGCCGCGGGACAGAGCGGCGCGGGACGAAGCGGCGCGCTGCTCCATCTGGACTGGCATCCGCTGAACGTCCTGGTCGACGGGGACGAGGTGAGCGGCATCGTGGACTGGGTCAACGCCCGTCGGGGCCACCCGTTGCTGGACGTCGCCCGCACGTACGCGTTGTTCACCGTCGACCCGGCCCTGGACGCGTTGTCGCCGGCAGAGCGGGACCTGCTGGGCGAGGTGGCGCGGGGATGGGCCGCGGGCTACGGTCCGGAAGCCGCGTCGATCCCGGCCGACTGCCTGCGCTGGGCCGGGCAGATGATGCTGGCCGACCTGGCCCGCAGGTACGCCGGCGACTTGGACGCGCTCGTGCCGTTGCGCCGCTGGACCAGCCGGTGGGCCGACAAGGCCGCCTACCGCTCCCGAACGGCGTAGGTCAGGTGCGTCACCCTCGGGGACGGCTCCGCGCGGACCTGTTCCAGTGCCACCCGGCCCGAGTCCACGCCCTCGAACAGCCGGACTCCGGCGCCGAACAGCACCGGTGACAGCGCGATCGAGAACTCCTCGACCAGGCCGGCGTTGACGTACTCCAGGATCGTCGCGCCGCCGCCCGCGATGCGGACGTCGCGGTCACCGGCGGCCTCGCGGGCCCGGTCGAGCGCGGCCTCGATGCCGTCGTCGACGAAGTGGAAGATCGTGCCACCGGGCCGCTCCCACGGGTCACGCTTCTCGTGTGTCACGACGAAGACCGGCGTGTGGAAGGGCGCTTCCTCCGGCCACATCCGCTCGCCGGCGTCGAACATCCGCTTGCCCATGACGCTCGCGCCCGTGCGTTCGAACGTCTCCCGCGCGATGTCGTTGTCCCGCCCCACCTCGCCGCCCTTGCCGAGCTTGAGGTTCTCCCGGAAGAACCGCAGCGGGAAGACCCACCGCTGCAGTTCCATCCACTGCCGCCCCATCAACTCCTCGGAGGTCTCGGGCGCGATGAACCCGTCCAGCGACATCGACACGCTGAAGAACACCTTGCCGGCCATCAGCCCTCCGCTCCCTTGTCGAGGATCTCGGTGACGTATGCAGCCAGGTTG
This Actinopolymorpha cephalotaxi DNA region includes the following protein-coding sequences:
- a CDS encoding phosphotransferase family protein, with protein sequence MPQSTEPTEPTEPTKSMVAEVLAALDLPAEARIEPAGGATGETWKVWHDGTPYALRCVLSRPGVSDRFAGQLAAMRAAGAAGLPVPEEVRYARTARVEVVLLGWLPGRTVADALRSGHGSAYRMGELMGAAQRALHRVPAPAEVADAVDDRAAAPAGLDAAGQSGAGRSGALLHLDWHPLNVLVDGDEVSGIVDWVNARRGHPLLDVARTYALFTVDPALDALSPAERDLLGEVARGWAAGYGPEAASIPADCLRWAGQMMLADLARRYAGDLDALVPLRRWTSRWADKAAYRSRTA
- a CDS encoding dihydrofolate reductase family protein, encoding MAGKVFFSVSMSLDGFIAPETSEELMGRQWMELQRWVFPLRFFRENLKLGKGGEVGRDNDIARETFERTGASVMGKRMFDAGERMWPEEAPFHTPVFVVTHEKRDPWERPGGTIFHFVDDGIEAALDRAREAAGDRDVRIAGGGATILEYVNAGLVEEFSIALSPVLFGAGVRLFEGVDSGRVALEQVRAEPSPRVTHLTYAVRER